A window of Pelomonas sp. SE-A7 genomic DNA:
CGCCGCCGCTGAGCGTGCGGCTCTGCCGGTCCAACGTCAGGTAGCCGATGCCCACGTCGCAGAGGTATTTGAGCCGGTTGCGGATTTCGTCCAGCAGCAGCTTCAGCGCCTCGTCCAGCATGGTGGACGGCAGCTCCAGCTGGTCCATGAAGCGGCGCAAGCGGTGCAGCGGCAGCTGCATCAGATCGTTCAGCGACAGACCATCCAAAGCTTCAAGCTGGTTGCGGTTCCAGCTCACGCCTTCGGGCAGGAAGCGCTGCTCGACCGGCAGCGCCTCGTCGGCCAGGGCCTTGGAGCCCACGCGCCACAGCAGGGCCTCGGTCTTGAGCCGCGCACCGCGGCAGGCCGGGCATTCGGTGTAGCTGCGGTACTTGGACAGCAGCACCCGGATGTGCATCTTGTAGGTCTTGCTCTCCAGGTATTCGAAGAAGCGCTTGATGCCGTACCACTGCTTGTTCCAGTTGCCGTTCCAGTTCGGCGAGCCGCCCACCACCCAGTCGCGCTGGGCCTGCGTCAGCTGGTTCCAGGCGGTGTCGCGCGGAATGCCGGCCTCGCCGGCGTACTTGATCAGGTCGTCCTGGCATTCCTTCCAGGCCGGCGTCTGCATGGGCTTGATCGCGCCGCTGCGCAGCGTATTCTTCTCGTCCGGAATCACCAGGCCCATGTCGACCCCGATGACGCGGCCGAAGCCGCGGCAGGTCTCGCAGGCGCCCATGGCCGAGTTGAACGAGAACAGCGGCGGCTGCGGATCGGCATAGCGCAGATCGCTCTCGGGGCAGTGCAGGCCGGTGGAGTATTTCCACACCAGCGGTTCGCCTTCTTCCTGCAATACGTAGACCGTGAGACGGCCACTGCCGCGCTTCAGGCCCAGCTCGATGGCCTCCATGGCGCGCTGCTTGTCGGCGCCCTGCAGGCGGAAGCGGTCCGCCACCACGTCGAGGATCTTGCGCTCGCCCACCTGACGCTCGGCCTGCACCCGGGTGAAGCCGCTGGCCGACAGCCATTGCTCGACCTGATCGGCCGTGGTGTTGGCCGGCAGCTCGACCGGGAAGGTCAGCACCAGGCGCGGATCTGCAGCCTTCGTCCGCTCCAGCAGCTCGGCATAGATGGTCTGCGCCGTGTCGTGCCGCACCGGCAGCGCGGTCTGCTTGTCATACAAGGCCGCCGCGCGGGCGAACAAGAGCTTCAGGTGGTCGTTCAGCTCGGTCATGGTGCCGACCGTGGAACGGCTGGTGCGCACCGGATTGGTCTGGTCGATGGCGATGGCCGGGGGCACGCCCTCGACCTTGTCCACCGCCGGCCGGTCCATGCGGTCCAGGAACTGGCGGGCATAGGCCGAGAAGGTCTCGACATAGCGGCGCTGCCCCTCGGCATACAGGGTGTCGAACACCAGGCTGGACTTGCCCGAGCCACTGGGCCCGGTGACCACGGTCAGCTCGCCGGTGGCGATGTCCAGGTCGAGGTTCTTGAGGTTGTGCTGCCGGGCGCCCCGGATGCGGATCTGACCTTCGGACATCTTGGTGGTACGGGTTAGGCTGGACCAACGGAGGACAGGCATTCTAGGAAGGCCTGCAAGGCCTTGCCGCTGCCGGGCCCCAGGCTCCTGACAAAGGGTGGCAGCAGGCATCTCAAGGGTTAACCCTTGCAACCCTTGGTATCCTCGACGCCACCGAGGAAGCGCCGAATCGCGAGAATGCAGCCACCATGATGTCCGTCGCCGTCCAAGCCGAAGCCGAAGTCCTGCTGGTCGAGGACAACCCGATCAACCAGGTCGTGGCCCTGGAGTTCCTCAAGCTGATGGGACTGCAGAGCCGCCTGGCCCAGGACGGCCTGGAAGCGATGGAGCAATGCCGCTTCAAGGCGCCGGACCTGGTGCTGATGGACATTCAGATGCCGGGCATGGACGGCCTGGAATGCGCGCGCCGGCTGCGCGAGCTGCAGCGCCAGGGCCAGATGGCGCATTTCCCCATCCTCGCGCTGACCGCCCATGCGCTGGAGACCGACGTGCTGGCCAGCATGAACGCCGGCATGGACGAGCACCTGACCAAGCCGCTGGACTTCGCCGCGCTGCGCAACCGTTTGTCACGCTGGCTCAAGCTGCCGGGCGGCAACGACTGACCCCCGGGTAGGCGCCACACCATGAGCTGGCTGGGTTGCGAGCTGCCACTGATCCAGGCCCCGATGGCCGGGTCGCAGACCAGCCGCCTGGCCATCGCGGTCTGCCAGGCCGGCGCCATAGGCTCGCTGCCGGCGGCCATGCTCAGCCCCGACCGCCTGCGCGCCGAGTTGCAGGCCCTGCGCGCGGCCACCGACAAGCCCTTCAATCTCAACTTCTTCTGCCACCGGCCTCCGCCACCCAATGCCGAGCGCGAGGCGCAATGGCTGAGCCGGCTCGGCCCCTACTACGCCGAACATGGCATAGCCGCGGCCAGCATCCCCCACGGCCCGGGCCGTGCGCCGTTCAGCGCCGAGCTGGCCGAGCTGATCGCCGAATTCAAGCCGCCGGTGCTGAGCTTCCATTTCGGCCTGCCCGATCCGCTGCTGCTGGCCCGCGTCAAGCAATGGGGCGCCATGGTGCTGTCCACGGCCACCACCGTGGAAGAGGCGCGCTGGCTGGAGGAGCATGGCGCCGACGCCGTGATCGCCCAGGGTCTGGAGGCCGGCGGCCATCGCGGCCATTTCCTCAGCCCCGACCTCAGCCGCCAGCAGGGCCTGTTCGCCTTGCTGCCCCAGGTCGTCGCCGCCGTGAAAGTGCCGGTGATCGCGGCCGGCGGCATTGCCGACGCGGCCGGCGTGAGGGCCGCCCTTGCCCTGGGCGCCTCGGCCGCGCAGGTCGGCAGCGCCTACCTGCTCTGCGACGAATGCGAGACCAGCGCCATCCACCGCGCCGCGCTGCAGAGCCCCGCGGCCGGCCATACAACGCTGACGCATTTGTTCACCGGCCGCCCAGCGCGCGGCATCGTCAACCGGCTGATGCGCGAACTGGGGCCGA
This region includes:
- a CDS encoding response regulator, translating into MSVAVQAEAEVLLVEDNPINQVVALEFLKLMGLQSRLAQDGLEAMEQCRFKAPDLVLMDIQMPGMDGLECARRLRELQRQGQMAHFPILALTAHALETDVLASMNAGMDEHLTKPLDFAALRNRLSRWLKLPGGND
- a CDS encoding nitronate monooxygenase, whose translation is MSWLGCELPLIQAPMAGSQTSRLAIAVCQAGAIGSLPAAMLSPDRLRAELQALRAATDKPFNLNFFCHRPPPPNAEREAQWLSRLGPYYAEHGIAAASIPHGPGRAPFSAELAELIAEFKPPVLSFHFGLPDPLLLARVKQWGAMVLSTATTVEEARWLEEHGADAVIAQGLEAGGHRGHFLSPDLSRQQGLFALLPQVVAAVKVPVIAAGGIADAAGVRAALALGASAAQVGSAYLLCDECETSAIHRAALQSPAAGHTTLTHLFTGRPARGIVNRLMRELGPMSEPVPEFPLATSAIAPLRAAAEARGKGDFSPLWAGQNLSGCRPVPAGELTRSLAP